The segment TTCCAGGGCAAAAAAAATAGCCGGCAGGGATGGAATGGTGCTTGTTGCAGGCTCCATGTACATGCTCTCGCAGGCAAGGCACTGGAAAATATCGAGGAACCATTATTGAATGGGCAGGGAAATGGTGCATAATGATGACGATAAAAAAAGATATTGTAAGGGACACTGTGCTAATTGAAAGAAGGCAATTGTCGGTAGAGGACTACATGGAAAGAAGCTTGCGGGTTGTTGGCAGGCTTAGAGCAACACACATGTATGCAAAAGCAAAAAGCGTGCTTCTTTACATGTCCAAGGAAAGGGAGGTTTTCACGCATGGCCTTGTTGCAGAAGCTCTAAAGGAGGGCAAGGGGGTTGCGCTGCCGAGGACAAACAGGAAAACTGACTTGCTTGAGATTTATTTGGTAGATGATGCGGGAAAACTGACAAAGGGAAGCTTTGGCGTTGAAGAGCCTGTTGCAGACCAATCAAATAAAATTGAGGTTTCGCAGCTTGACTTGCTTGTAATACCAGGCGCCGCATTTGACAGGCAGGGCTTCAGGCTTGGCTGGGGCAAGGGATATTATGACAAGCTATTGGCCGGCCTTAAGAACTGTAGCAAAACATGCGCACTGGCTTTTGGCTTCCAGGTGCTCCGGCAGATTCCCCATGAGGCGCATGACGTGCCGGTTGACTTTATAATAACTGAAAGTGAGATAATAGACTGCCAAAATGAAAGAAGGAAATCCGGAAGCATTGAGTAGATATAGACTGCATGAGTTGGCTGTGAAATTGAAAGAATTTGCTGGTTTGTGGTTTGCATGGGATTCAAGGTTGCGGTTTTGGCATCTGGGCGCGGAAGCGATTTCCAGTCGATAATTGATGCCAAAGCCAGGGGTGAGCTGGATGTTGAGCTTGTTGGCTTGATTACAGACAACCCTGATGCAATTGCAATTGAACGGGCAAAAAAGGCAGGCATCCCCCACTTTGTTTTTGAGTTGAAAAATTTTCCGGAAAGGGAAAAATACGATGAGGCAATATTAAACAAATTGCAGGAGCTAAAAGCCGACTTGGTTGTGTTGGCAGGCTATATGAAGCTAATAAAAAGCAAAAAGTTGCTGCAGGCATATGAAGGAAG is part of the Candidatus Parvarchaeota archaeon genome and harbors:
- a CDS encoding 5-formyltetrahydrofolate cyclo-ligase; protein product: MEWCLLQAPCTCSRRQGTGKYRGTIIEWAGKWCIMMTIKKDIVRDTVLIERRQLSVEDYMERSLRVVGRLRATHMYAKAKSVLLYMSKEREVFTHGLVAEALKEGKGVALPRTNRKTDLLEIYLVDDAGKLTKGSFGVEEPVADQSNKIEVSQLDLLVIPGAAFDRQGFRLGWGKGYYDKLLAGLKNCSKTCALAFGFQVLRQIPHEAHDVPVDFIITESEIIDCQNERRKSGSIE
- the purN gene encoding phosphoribosylglycinamide formyltransferase, coding for MGFKVAVLASGRGSDFQSIIDAKARGELDVELVGLITDNPDAIAIERAKKAGIPHFVFELKNFPEREKYDEAILNKLQELKADLVVLAGYMKLIKSKKLLQAYEGRMINIHPSLLPKHPGAHAHDAVFAAGEKESGYTIHFVDSSLDGGAIIYQEKVDIAGCKSPGEIAAKVLEREHVGLPMVVGWFAQGKVRIGGWGKVEIL